A genomic region of Eucalyptus grandis isolate ANBG69807.140 chromosome 5, ASM1654582v1, whole genome shotgun sequence contains the following coding sequences:
- the LOC104446930 gene encoding LOW QUALITY PROTEIN: zingipain-1 (The sequence of the model RefSeq protein was modified relative to this genomic sequence to represent the inferred CDS: inserted 2 bases in 1 codon) → MGLKLAKNFSIRLILVLCACACASSVASRAFDIPSATKKFEEWMSRHERDYKDVAEKAKRLKIFLENLQFVEEFNGAVNRTYKVGLNKFSDLTNEEFVAAYTGYKLPSSTRRNSSQVNSFKYQGSNSIPESVDWVKQGAVNPIKNQGQCGSCWSFSVVAAVEAITQITTGVLPNLSEQQLIDCATDGNQGCQGGWMDNGFEYIINNNGINSETNHPYVGVDSTCDVQASSVAEAKISNYADVPPNEDDMLKAVAMQPVSVALDSSGAEFQNYAGGVYTGPCGXTVVGYGTDTDGTKYWLIRNSWDVSWGESGYMRLQRDSGVEGGLCGIASKVSYPVA, encoded by the exons ATGGGTttgaaacttgcaaaaaatttcTCCATAAGGTTGATACTTGTCTtgtgtgcatgtgcatgtgcgTCAAGTGTTGCATCTCGTGCCTTCGACATTCCATCCGCAACTAAAAAGTTCGAGGAGTGGATGAGTCGGCACGAACGCGACTATAAAGATGTCGCCGAGAAGGCGAAGCGTTTGAAGATTTTCTTGGAAAACCTGCAGTTCGTCGAGGAGTTCAACGGTGCGGTAAACCGGACTTACAAGGTTGGATTGAACAAGTTCTCGGACTTGACCAACGAGGAATTTGTGGCAGCATATACTGGATACAAATTGCCATCATCAACACGCAGGAACTCCTCCCAAGTCAATTCTTTCAAGTACCAAGGTTCGAATAGCATCCCGGAGAGCGTGGATTGGGTAAAACAAGGTGCTGTCAACCCTATAAAGAACCAAGGCCAATGTG GATCTTGCTGGTCGTTCTCCGTGGTGGCGGCGGTCGAAGCAATCACACAGATCACCACTGGCGTGCTACCAAACCTGTCCGAGCAGCAACTCATAGACTGCGCCACTGACGGGAACCAGGGCTGTCAAGGCGGCTGGATGGACAATGGCTTCGAGtacatcatcaacaacaatggCATCAACTCCGAGACGAACCACCCGTACGTTGGGGTCGACAGCACCTGCGATGTGCAGGCCTCATCTGTTGCCGAGGCCAAAATATCGAACTACGCGGACGTCCCCCCGAACGAGGACGACATGCTGAAGGCCGTGGCAATGCAGCCGGTGTCGGTAGCACTCGACTCGAGCGGAGCCGAGTTCCAGAATTATGCAGGCGGTGTCTATACTGGCCCATGCGG GACGGTCGTCGGGTACGGGACGGACACGGATGGGACCAAGTACTGGTTGATAAGGAATTCTTGGGACGTCTCGTGGGGCGAGAGTGGGTACATGAGACTTCAGAGAGATTCTGGTGTTGAAGGTGGGCTTTGTGGAATTGCCTCGAAAGTTTCTTATCCCGTTGCATAA